Proteins encoded by one window of Chryseobacterium foetidum:
- a CDS encoding M1 family metallopeptidase, giving the protein MNFKFPTKIFVAAVFAVSAQFSAQETPKESPKYDFVEAFKPFFYPQTGTETRSASGQPGHAYWQNSADYKLDISLDEKKNELTGSAEITYTNNSPDQLSFLWLQLDQNLFAKDSRGNAVVPLSGSRNGAKGEVFEGGYKIKSVTYDNKPVKYTVTDTRMQIDLPQHLAAKGGKAKIKIEYSFVSPKYGSDRMGIEETKNGNIYTLAQWYPRMCVYDDVMGWNTLPYLGASEFYLEYGDITANITVPSNHYVVASGELLNSKEVYSKEENERWEQARNSDKTVMIRKESDIKKGQASGTKTWKFKISQTRDFAWASSAAFVLDAAKINLPSGKKSLAISAYPAESAGDKAWGRSTEYTKASIEHYSKKWYEYTYPAATNVAGNEGGMEYPGIVFCHMDSKGEDLWGVTDHEFGHNWFPMIVGSNERLFAWMDEGFNTFINELSTEAFNNGEYYQKKNIAQMGAFLTSDNIEPIMVGPDNMKERNIGTLAYYKPGVGLGILRESVLGPEKFDKAFKTYIERWAFKHPTPWDFFHTMENVSGEELNWFWRGWFINKWKVDQGIKTVKYVNGDFKNGAQITVENLGQLPMPTTVQLKFKDGSTDTVKLPVEVWKRNNEWTFKVNSTKEISEVKLDPKSEIPDVNSKNNSWSASQATGVTDKINPKDFVGTFSNKQVPVKIVLTEKDGQLYAQATGQQAFPLEYLGDNKFSFEMAQIEIVFSKDKKSFNIAQGGTDVKFTKE; this is encoded by the coding sequence ATGAATTTTAAATTCCCTACAAAAATTTTTGTTGCTGCCGTTTTTGCAGTGTCGGCTCAGTTTTCGGCTCAGGAAACACCAAAAGAATCTCCTAAATATGATTTTGTTGAAGCTTTTAAACCATTTTTCTATCCGCAGACAGGCACAGAAACAAGGTCAGCAAGCGGACAACCCGGTCATGCATACTGGCAAAACTCTGCCGATTACAAACTTGACATCAGCCTTGATGAAAAGAAAAATGAATTGACCGGAAGCGCAGAAATCACTTATACGAATAACAGCCCGGATCAGCTGAGTTTTCTTTGGCTTCAGCTTGATCAGAATTTATTTGCAAAAGATTCAAGGGGAAATGCCGTTGTTCCCTTATCAGGAAGCAGAAACGGGGCTAAAGGGGAAGTTTTTGAAGGTGGCTACAAAATCAAGTCTGTAACCTATGACAACAAACCTGTAAAATATACAGTTACTGATACAAGAATGCAAATCGATCTTCCGCAGCATCTTGCAGCAAAAGGAGGAAAGGCAAAAATTAAGATTGAATATTCTTTTGTTTCCCCAAAATACGGTTCAGACCGGATGGGAATTGAAGAAACCAAAAACGGAAATATCTACACACTCGCACAGTGGTATCCGAGAATGTGTGTTTATGATGACGTAATGGGCTGGAACACGCTTCCTTACCTTGGTGCTTCAGAATTTTATCTGGAATACGGAGATATTACGGCAAACATTACAGTTCCTTCCAATCATTATGTTGTAGCATCCGGGGAACTTTTAAACTCAAAAGAAGTTTATTCTAAAGAAGAAAACGAACGTTGGGAGCAGGCGAGAAATTCTGATAAAACAGTGATGATCAGAAAAGAATCTGATATCAAAAAAGGTCAGGCTTCAGGAACAAAAACATGGAAGTTTAAGATCAGTCAGACAAGAGATTTCGCATGGGCATCTTCCGCAGCATTTGTTTTGGATGCAGCAAAAATAAATCTTCCAAGCGGTAAAAAATCTCTTGCAATCTCTGCCTACCCTGCAGAAAGTGCCGGTGATAAAGCGTGGGGAAGATCTACTGAATATACCAAAGCTTCCATCGAGCATTATTCTAAAAAATGGTATGAATACACCTATCCCGCAGCCACCAACGTTGCCGGAAATGAAGGCGGAATGGAATATCCGGGAATCGTTTTCTGCCACATGGATTCCAAAGGGGAAGATCTCTGGGGCGTTACAGACCACGAGTTTGGGCACAACTGGTTCCCGATGATTGTGGGTTCCAACGAAAGACTTTTTGCATGGATGGACGAAGGTTTCAACACATTCATCAACGAACTTTCTACAGAAGCTTTCAACAACGGTGAGTATTATCAAAAGAAAAACATTGCACAGATGGGTGCATTTCTCACAAGTGACAATATTGAACCGATAATGGTAGGTCCTGACAATATGAAAGAAAGAAACATCGGAACGCTTGCATATTACAAACCGGGAGTTGGACTTGGAATTTTGCGTGAATCTGTTTTAGGACCGGAAAAATTTGATAAAGCATTCAAAACCTATATCGAAAGATGGGCTTTCAAACACCCTACTCCATGGGATTTCTTCCACACAATGGAAAATGTTTCCGGTGAGGAATTGAACTGGTTCTGGAGAGGTTGGTTTATCAACAAATGGAAAGTTGACCAGGGAATTAAAACTGTGAAATATGTGAATGGAGATTTCAAAAACGGAGCACAGATTACAGTGGAAAATTTAGGTCAATTGCCAATGCCGACTACGGTTCAGCTTAAATTTAAAGACGGAAGTACTGACACTGTAAAACTTCCTGTGGAGGTTTGGAAGAGAAATAACGAATGGACTTTCAAAGTGAATTCCACAAAAGAAATAAGTGAAGTAAAACTGGATCCGAAAAGTGAAATTCCTGACGTCAACTCAAAAAATAACAGCTGGAGCGCATCGCAGGCAACGGGAGTGACAGATAAAATCAATCCTAAAGATTTTGTGGGCACCTTCAGCAATAAACAGGTTCCTGTAAAAATCGTTCTTACAGAAAAAGACGGTCAACTTTATGCTCAGGCGACGGGACAGCAGGCTTTTCCATTGGAATATTTGGGCGACAACAAATTTTCTTTTGAGATGGCTCAGATTGAAATTGTTTTCAGCAAAGACAAAAAATCTTTCAACATTGCGCAGGGTGGTACGGATGTAAAGTTTACAAAAGAGTAA
- a CDS encoding sensor histidine kinase has product MEIKKLNIIITLGLVAIVGILIAQLLWTRQAYNLEDKKFNQTVNIALLEVVEKLSGPETSFTKSPVQNIANDYYVVNINNEFHPDVLEYYLKTEFTRLQINTNYVYAVYNCHSDKMLYGKYISPETKSSEHKKISFPKHENLTYYFSIRFPDKTTYLISSLRFWYLLTFALIIILLVYVYSIYTIIQQKKFSELQRDFINNMTHEFKTPLSSILLATEALNKQQSVVENPKLQTYTSIITNQSLKLNSHVEKILNIAKHDASGLDLKLEKIHLNTFIKDILEVLKQKNENVKIELEIDDNLVINADEFHFSNVVYNLLDNSLKYCDGIPEIRIFSVKDSKGLYLKFQDKGMGIPQKNIAHIFDKFYRVNSQKSDEVTGFGLGLFYVKKVVQQHHWKISVENNRDSGITTTLFIPNN; this is encoded by the coding sequence ATGGAAATAAAGAAACTCAATATCATTATAACTTTAGGTCTTGTGGCAATTGTCGGAATTCTGATCGCCCAGCTTCTGTGGACTAGGCAGGCCTACAATCTTGAAGATAAAAAGTTCAATCAAACCGTAAACATCGCGCTTCTTGAAGTCGTTGAAAAATTGTCAGGGCCCGAAACTTCATTCACCAAAAGTCCTGTTCAGAATATCGCCAACGATTATTATGTGGTAAACATCAACAACGAGTTTCATCCCGATGTGCTGGAATATTATCTGAAAACAGAATTTACACGTCTGCAAATCAATACCAATTACGTCTACGCGGTCTACAATTGCCACAGCGACAAAATGTTGTACGGAAAATACATCAGTCCGGAAACAAAATCTTCTGAACATAAGAAAATAAGTTTTCCCAAACATGAAAATCTTACTTATTACTTTTCGATCCGTTTTCCGGATAAGACAACTTACCTTATCAGCTCGCTGAGGTTTTGGTATTTGCTGACGTTTGCCCTGATCATCATACTTTTGGTCTATGTTTATTCTATTTACACGATCATTCAGCAGAAAAAATTCTCAGAACTTCAGCGTGATTTTATTAATAATATGACACACGAGTTTAAAACACCGCTCTCATCAATTCTGCTGGCAACGGAGGCTTTAAATAAACAACAGTCTGTGGTTGAAAATCCGAAACTTCAAACTTATACTTCAATTATAACCAATCAAAGTCTCAAACTGAACAGCCACGTTGAAAAAATTCTGAATATCGCCAAACATGATGCCTCCGGTCTGGATTTAAAGCTGGAAAAAATACATCTCAATACCTTTATTAAAGATATTTTGGAAGTCTTAAAGCAGAAAAATGAAAATGTAAAAATTGAACTGGAAATTGATGATAATCTGGTGATTAATGCAGACGAATTTCATTTCAGCAATGTAGTGTATAATCTTTTGGATAACTCTCTGAAGTACTGTGACGGAATTCCGGAGATCAGAATTTTTTCCGTAAAAGATTCAAAAGGCTTATATTTAAAGTTTCAGGACAAAGGGATGGGGATTCCACAGAAAAACATAGCCCACATTTTTGATAAATTTTACAGGGTAAATTCGCAAAAAAGTGATGAGGTCACTGGTTTTGGTCTGGGATTGTTTTATGTGAAAAAAGTAGTGCAGCAGCATCACTGGAAGATTTCAGTTGAAAATAATCGGGATTCAGGAATCACAACAACGCTGTTTATCCCGAATAATTAA
- a CDS encoding TetR/AcrR family transcriptional regulator, translating to MELREKQQKILEVAIELFKEKGYPASSVRDLATKLNIKAASLYAHIRSKEEILEWICFGVAQEFFDELQIIKTTSLPPKEKLNLFIDKHLSIVLKNRDVTHIYSNEWKHLEERLTEFVDLRKNYQQEVEQLISEIYTAENWELKSPTFTTRFILHTLNNSYFWFKRNIESTDEINAEIKEKLLYGLLGRNK from the coding sequence ATGGAATTGAGAGAAAAACAACAGAAAATACTGGAAGTAGCCATAGAACTTTTTAAAGAAAAAGGGTATCCGGCAAGTTCTGTAAGGGATTTGGCAACGAAGCTGAACATCAAGGCGGCATCTTTGTACGCACACATCCGCTCGAAGGAAGAAATTCTAGAATGGATCTGTTTCGGAGTGGCTCAGGAGTTTTTTGATGAACTACAGATTATAAAAACCACATCGCTTCCGCCAAAAGAAAAACTCAATCTTTTTATTGACAAACATCTTTCCATTGTTCTGAAAAACCGTGATGTAACGCACATTTACTCCAATGAATGGAAACATCTGGAAGAACGTCTAACCGAATTTGTAGATTTAAGAAAAAACTACCAGCAGGAAGTTGAGCAGTTGATTTCTGAAATTTATACCGCCGAAAATTGGGAGCTGAAATCCCCGACTTTCACAACGAGATTTATTCTTCATACACTGAATAATTCCTATTTCTGGTTTAAAAGAAATATAGAATCCACGGATGAAATTAACGCAGAAATCAAGGAAAAACTTCTATATGGATTACTTGGGAGAAATAAATAG
- a CDS encoding GH92 family glycosyl hydrolase: MRKPAILLFIIVSIFSSNLNAQKTEKLIQYVNPLIGTEKMGHTYPGATAPFGAVQLSPETDTISYALNGKYNGEVYKYCAGYRYEDNTIVGFSSTHFSGTGHSDLGDFLVMPTVGKLQLNPGTSANPENGYRSRFSHQNEKAEAGYYKVKLDDHNILAELTATTRVGVHRYTFPKSDQAHIILDLMAGIYNYDGKNVWTYVRVENGNTITGYRQTNGWARTRTVYFAMKFSKPFKSYGQKNFDEKQVYNGFWRKFDQTKNFPEIAGKNLKMYFDFNTNENEAIEVKLAISPVSQANAMENLEKETGNLSFDEVRKQTQEIWNKELNKIIVQGSETDKTNFYTAMYHTFISPTTYTDFNGEYKGLDQNIHKAQGFTNYTTFSIWDTYRALHPFFNIIQPKRNNDMVKSMMAHYNQFSMKMLPIWSHYANDNWCMSGYHSVSVLADAIIKGNYDGDSKAALMACVETANKRDYEGIGFYIDKGYIPAEKSGISISNNLEYAYDDWAIAQLAKHLGETEIYSQFIKRSENWKNNYDKSIGFMRPRLADGSFKKDFSALSTHGQGFIEGNSWNYSFFVPHNPTELMTMMGGKKKFASKLDELFTMHLPDEFFADTEDITREGIIGGYVHGNEPAHHVAYLYNWAGQPWKTQAQIRKILEMQYKATPDGLGGNDDAGQMSAWYILSSLGFYPVAPGSEDYAIGSPAVEGAVLNLENGKTFEIEAINQSPKSVYVQKILLNGKEIKNFTLKHSDIMNGGKLTFYMSAKAKK; encoded by the coding sequence ATGAGAAAGCCGGCAATTCTTCTTTTTATCATTGTTTCAATTTTCAGTTCAAATCTGAATGCTCAAAAAACGGAAAAGTTAATTCAGTACGTAAATCCACTTATCGGAACTGAAAAAATGGGTCACACTTATCCGGGAGCAACGGCACCTTTTGGAGCTGTTCAGCTGAGTCCGGAAACCGATACGATTTCCTACGCCTTAAACGGGAAATACAACGGTGAAGTTTACAAATACTGCGCAGGCTATCGCTATGAAGACAACACGATTGTAGGTTTTAGTTCGACCCACTTCAGCGGAACGGGACATTCTGATTTGGGAGATTTTTTAGTCATGCCGACAGTCGGGAAATTACAGTTGAATCCCGGAACGTCCGCCAATCCTGAAAACGGTTACAGAAGCAGATTTTCACATCAAAATGAAAAAGCAGAAGCAGGATATTACAAAGTAAAACTTGATGATCACAATATTTTAGCAGAATTAACGGCAACTACAAGAGTTGGCGTTCATCGTTACACCTTTCCAAAGTCTGATCAGGCACATATTATTTTAGATTTAATGGCCGGAATTTACAATTACGACGGCAAAAATGTCTGGACTTACGTGCGTGTAGAAAACGGAAATACTATCACAGGATATCGTCAAACCAATGGTTGGGCAAGAACCCGAACCGTTTATTTTGCTATGAAATTTTCGAAGCCTTTTAAATCTTACGGTCAGAAAAACTTCGATGAAAAGCAGGTTTACAATGGTTTCTGGAGGAAATTTGACCAAACCAAAAACTTTCCCGAGATCGCCGGAAAAAATCTGAAAATGTATTTTGATTTTAACACCAATGAAAATGAAGCGATAGAAGTAAAGCTTGCAATTTCACCCGTTAGTCAGGCGAATGCGATGGAAAATTTGGAAAAGGAAACCGGAAATTTATCTTTTGATGAAGTTAGAAAACAAACTCAGGAAATCTGGAATAAAGAATTAAATAAAATCATCGTTCAAGGTTCTGAAACTGATAAAACCAACTTTTATACAGCAATGTATCACACCTTCATCAGTCCGACAACCTACACGGATTTCAACGGCGAATATAAAGGCTTAGACCAAAATATTCATAAAGCACAAGGTTTTACAAATTATACAACATTTTCAATCTGGGATACTTACCGTGCATTGCATCCTTTTTTCAACATCATTCAACCCAAGCGGAATAATGATATGGTGAAATCGATGATGGCACATTACAACCAGTTTTCGATGAAAATGTTGCCGATCTGGTCGCATTATGCCAATGACAACTGGTGCATGAGCGGTTATCATAGCGTAAGTGTGCTAGCGGACGCGATCATCAAAGGTAATTACGACGGTGATTCAAAAGCTGCCCTGATGGCCTGCGTGGAAACTGCGAACAAAAGAGATTACGAAGGCATCGGTTTTTATATTGACAAGGGTTATATTCCTGCTGAAAAAAGTGGAATTTCAATTTCAAATAATTTGGAATATGCTTATGATGACTGGGCGATTGCTCAGCTGGCAAAGCATTTGGGCGAAACGGAAATTTACAGTCAATTCATCAAACGTTCAGAAAACTGGAAAAATAATTATGATAAAAGCATAGGATTTATGCGTCCCAGACTTGCTGACGGAAGTTTTAAAAAAGATTTTAGTGCCTTAAGCACGCACGGACAAGGCTTCATCGAAGGAAACTCATGGAATTACAGCTTTTTTGTTCCTCATAATCCTACTGAATTGATGACCATGATGGGTGGAAAGAAAAAATTCGCTTCAAAATTGGACGAATTATTCACAATGCATCTGCCAGACGAGTTTTTTGCAGACACGGAAGATATTACCAGAGAAGGAATTATCGGCGGTTATGTTCACGGAAACGAACCTGCTCATCACGTTGCTTATCTTTATAATTGGGCTGGTCAGCCATGGAAAACACAGGCACAAATCAGAAAAATTCTGGAAATGCAGTACAAAGCAACACCCGATGGATTGGGCGGAAATGACGATGCAGGGCAGATGAGTGCGTGGTATATTTTGAGCTCACTTGGCTTTTATCCTGTCGCACCTGGTTCGGAAGATTATGCAATTGGAAGTCCGGCTGTTGAAGGTGCTGTTTTAAATTTAGAAAACGGAAAAACTTTTGAAATTGAAGCCATTAATCAAAGTCCAAAAAGTGTTTATGTTCAGAAAATTCTTTTGAATGGAAAAGAAATTAAGAATTTTACGTTGAAACATTCAGATATAATGAATGGCGGGAAACTGACTTTTTATATGAGTGCAAAAGCGAAGAAATAA
- a CDS encoding SDR family oxidoreductase gives MNLYTQPMLREDALKDKVAIVTGGGSGLGKAMTKYFLELGAKVVITSRNLEKLQVTTKELEDETGGKVLCVACDVRNWNEVEAMKEATLKEFGKIDILLNNAAGNFISPTERLTHSAFDSILDIVLKGTKNCTLSIGKHWIDSKTSGTVLNIVTTYAWTGSAYVVPSACAKAGVLAMTRSLAVEWAKYGIRFNAIAPGPFPTKGAWDRLLPGDLQEKFDMRKKVPLRRVGEHQELANLAAYLVSDYSAYMNGEVVTIDGGEWLQGAGEFNMLEDIPQEMWDALEAMIKSKKSN, from the coding sequence ATGAACTTATATACACAGCCAATGCTGCGCGAAGACGCTCTCAAAGATAAGGTAGCCATCGTTACAGGTGGTGGCAGCGGTCTTGGCAAAGCCATGACCAAATATTTCCTTGAACTGGGAGCAAAAGTAGTGATTACTTCAAGAAATCTAGAAAAACTACAGGTTACAACAAAGGAATTAGAAGACGAGACGGGAGGAAAAGTTCTTTGCGTTGCCTGTGACGTGAGAAACTGGAACGAAGTAGAAGCTATGAAAGAAGCCACTTTGAAAGAATTTGGGAAAATCGACATTCTTCTTAACAATGCAGCCGGAAATTTCATATCTCCAACAGAAAGACTTACCCATTCCGCATTTGATTCTATTTTGGACATTGTTTTAAAAGGAACAAAAAACTGTACGCTCTCCATCGGAAAACACTGGATAGATTCTAAAACTTCAGGAACGGTTTTGAATATTGTAACTACTTATGCTTGGACGGGCTCTGCATACGTTGTTCCGTCTGCCTGTGCAAAAGCAGGAGTTTTGGCAATGACAAGAAGTTTAGCCGTTGAATGGGCAAAATACGGAATCCGTTTTAATGCGATTGCACCGGGACCTTTCCCTACCAAAGGAGCGTGGGACAGATTGCTGCCGGGAGATTTGCAGGAAAAGTTTGATATGAGAAAAAAAGTTCCGTTGAGAAGAGTGGGCGAACATCAGGAATTGGCTAATCTTGCGGCCTATCTTGTTTCAGATTATTCAGCTTACATGAACGGTGAAGTGGTGACGATCGATGGCGGAGAATGGCTTCAGGGTGCCGGAGAATTCAATATGCTGGAAGATATTCCACAGGAAATGTGGGATGCTTTGGAAGCGATGATTAAATCTAAAAAATCAAACTAA
- a CDS encoding response regulator transcription factor, with the protein MEKSKILYAEDDETIAFLIQDSLENFYDIRRFSNGKTALEAFNNDSFDICLLDIMMPEINGFELAEKIREKNAEIPIIFTSAKALKEDRIKGLKIGADDYLVKPFSIEELILKIEVFLKRSKKTETLPQNFTVGKYIFDPKNYTLKNNLNTVTLTQRESELLFFFIRNKNTVLKRQDILKAIWGDDDYFMGRSLDVFISRLRKVLSDEEQISIENIHGIGFRYSEK; encoded by the coding sequence ATGGAGAAATCTAAAATTTTATACGCTGAGGATGACGAAACGATTGCATTTCTCATTCAGGACAGCCTTGAAAATTTTTACGACATCAGGCGTTTTTCAAATGGGAAAACTGCTCTTGAAGCTTTCAATAATGACAGTTTTGATATTTGTCTTCTGGACATTATGATGCCTGAAATCAACGGTTTTGAGCTGGCAGAAAAGATCCGGGAGAAAAATGCTGAAATTCCCATTATTTTTACATCGGCTAAAGCTTTAAAGGAAGACAGAATCAAAGGTTTGAAAATTGGCGCAGATGATTATCTGGTAAAACCTTTCAGTATTGAAGAATTGATTTTGAAAATTGAAGTTTTCCTCAAACGTTCCAAAAAAACTGAAACACTTCCCCAAAATTTTACCGTTGGGAAATATATTTTCGATCCTAAAAATTATACTTTAAAAAATAATTTAAATACAGTTACGCTTACCCAGCGGGAATCTGAACTGTTGTTTTTCTTTATCCGGAACAAAAATACCGTGCTGAAAAGACAGGATATTCTGAAGGCTATCTGGGGCGACGACGATTATTTCATGGGAAGAAGTCTCGATGTTTTTATCTCAAGGCTGCGAAAGGTTTTGTCTGATGAAGAGCAGATTTCCATTGAAAACATTCATGGAATCGGGTTTCGTTATTCTGAGAAGTAA
- the clpB gene encoding ATP-dependent chaperone ClpB, with product MNLNQYTVKSQEAIQAAQQVAMEFGNQQIEPQHLLEGIFQVDENISPFLLKKAEADATLVRERNRENLEKLPKVQGGNIYLSQSANKVLLDAPNIAKKMGDEFVTIEHLWLSLLETNSEVSKTLKDMGVTKSLLEGGIKELRKGSKATSASSEETYQSLNKYAKNFNELAAEGKLDPVIGRDEEIRRVLQILSRRTKNNPILIGEPGVGKTAIAEGIAHRIINGDVPENLQDKTLYSLDMGALIAGAKYKGEFEERLKSVVNEVIKSDGQIILFIDEIHTLVGAGGGEGAMDAANILKPALARGELRAIGATTLNEYQKYFEKDKALERRFQKVMVEEPDTESAISILRGIKDKYEAHHKVRIKDEAIIAAVEMSQRYISDRFLPDKAIDLIDEASAKLRMEINSKPEELDVLDRKLMQMEIELAAISREGNQTKIDHLKEDISKISEQRNEINAKWLKEKQKSEDLTQIKKDIESLKLEAERASRAGDYAKVAEIQYGKIKEKEDALQKLELEMQNHQNELIKEEVTAENISEVIGKWTGIPVTKLLQSEREKLLHLETELHHRVVGQEEAIEAVADAIRRNRAGLSDEKKPIGSFLFLGTTGVGKTELAKALAEFLFDDENNMTRIDMSEYQERHSVSRLVGAPPGYVGYDEGGQLTEAVRRRPYSVVLLDEIEKAHPDVFNTLLQVLDDGRLTDNKGRVVNFKNSIIIMTSNLGSHIIQENFENITEENQDEIVDKTKTEVFDLLKQTLRPEFLNRIDETVLFQPLRKKEIGKIVQYQLRGFNDMLAKRNIIMTATQDALNYLTNKGYDPVFGARPLKRVIQQEVLNKLSKEILAGTVNDGDRITLDYFEETGLVFRPTEK from the coding sequence ATGAATCTTAATCAATATACAGTAAAATCACAGGAAGCCATTCAGGCTGCGCAACAGGTAGCTATGGAATTTGGCAATCAGCAGATAGAACCGCAACATCTTCTGGAAGGAATTTTTCAGGTGGATGAAAATATATCGCCTTTCCTGCTCAAAAAAGCGGAAGCGGATGCAACGTTGGTAAGAGAGCGTAACAGAGAAAATTTAGAAAAACTCCCAAAAGTTCAGGGCGGAAATATTTACCTATCACAGTCAGCCAACAAAGTTTTGCTGGATGCACCGAACATCGCCAAAAAAATGGGTGATGAATTTGTCACCATCGAACATTTATGGCTTTCACTTTTGGAAACCAATTCTGAAGTTTCGAAAACGCTGAAAGATATGGGCGTTACGAAAAGCCTTTTGGAAGGCGGAATCAAAGAATTGAGGAAAGGCTCGAAAGCGACTTCTGCAAGTTCGGAAGAAACGTATCAGTCTTTAAATAAATATGCTAAAAACTTCAACGAACTCGCTGCAGAAGGAAAACTTGACCCGGTAATCGGCCGTGATGAAGAAATCAGAAGGGTTTTGCAGATTCTTTCAAGAAGAACAAAAAATAATCCGATTCTGATTGGTGAGCCGGGCGTTGGTAAAACCGCGATTGCAGAAGGAATTGCACACAGAATTATCAATGGAGACGTTCCTGAAAATCTACAGGATAAAACTTTGTATTCTTTGGATATGGGCGCTTTGATCGCCGGTGCAAAATACAAAGGTGAGTTTGAAGAGCGTTTGAAATCTGTCGTAAATGAAGTCATTAAATCAGACGGACAAATCATTCTTTTCATCGACGAAATCCACACTTTGGTGGGAGCCGGCGGTGGTGAAGGTGCGATGGATGCGGCAAATATTTTAAAACCGGCTTTGGCAAGAGGAGAATTAAGAGCGATCGGAGCAACTACTTTGAATGAATATCAAAAATATTTTGAAAAAGATAAAGCGCTTGAAAGACGTTTCCAGAAAGTAATGGTGGAAGAACCGGATACGGAATCGGCAATTTCCATTCTTCGTGGAATTAAAGATAAATATGAAGCGCACCACAAAGTAAGAATCAAAGACGAAGCGATTATTGCGGCGGTGGAAATGTCTCAACGATATATTTCAGACCGTTTTTTACCGGACAAAGCGATTGATTTGATTGATGAAGCTTCAGCCAAACTGAGAATGGAAATCAATTCAAAACCTGAAGAGCTGGACGTTCTCGATAGAAAACTGATGCAGATGGAAATTGAGTTGGCTGCCATTTCGAGAGAAGGCAATCAGACAAAAATCGACCATTTGAAGGAAGATATTTCGAAAATTTCTGAACAGCGAAATGAAATCAATGCGAAATGGCTGAAAGAAAAACAAAAATCTGAGGATTTAACACAGATTAAAAAAGATATTGAATCTCTAAAACTCGAAGCAGAACGTGCTTCAAGAGCTGGAGATTATGCTAAAGTTGCTGAAATTCAGTACGGAAAGATTAAGGAGAAAGAAGATGCTTTGCAGAAGCTCGAACTTGAAATGCAAAATCATCAGAATGAATTGATTAAGGAAGAAGTAACTGCCGAAAATATCTCTGAAGTGATTGGAAAATGGACTGGAATTCCTGTTACGAAGTTGCTTCAGTCTGAGAGAGAAAAATTACTGCATCTGGAAACCGAACTTCATCACAGGGTTGTGGGTCAGGAAGAGGCAATAGAAGCCGTTGCAGATGCCATCAGAAGAAACAGAGCGGGCTTGAGCGATGAGAAAAAACCAATCGGAAGTTTCCTGTTTTTAGGAACGACCGGAGTTGGTAAAACTGAGTTGGCAAAAGCTTTGGCGGAGTTTTTATTCGACGACGAAAACAATATGACGAGAATTGATATGAGTGAATATCAAGAACGTCATTCGGTTTCCCGTTTGGTTGGTGCGCCTCCAGGATACGTTGGTTATGATGAAGGCGGACAGTTGACTGAAGCAGTTCGAAGAAGACCTTATTCAGTCGTGCTTTTGGATGAGATTGAAAAAGCGCATCCTGATGTTTTCAACACGCTATTGCAGGTTTTGGATGACGGAAGATTGACGGATAACAAAGGCAGAGTTGTGAATTTCAAAAACTCGATTATTATTATGACTTCTAATCTCGGTTCACATATCATTCAGGAGAATTTTGAAAATATTACTGAGGAAAATCAGGATGAGATTGTGGACAAAACGAAAACTGAAGTTTTTGATTTATTAAAACAAACTTTACGTCCGGAATTTCTGAACAGGATTGATGAAACGGTATTGTTCCAGCCATTAAGAAAAAAAGAAATCGGAAAAATCGTTCAGTATCAGTTGAGAGGGTTCAATGACATGCTTGCAAAGAGAAATATCATTATGACCGCAACACAGGATGCTTTGAATTATTTGACCAATAAAGGTTATGATCCTGTTTTTGGAGCAAGACCTTTGAAAAGAGTGATTCAGCAGGAAGTTTTAAACAAATTATCAAAAGAAATCCTTGCAGGAACCGTGAATGACGGCGACAGAATTACGCTGGATTATTTTGAAGAGACAGGTTTGGTTTTCAGACCCACAGAAAAGTAA
- a CDS encoding DUF1573 domain-containing protein produces MKKLKISALLAVLAFSTFYAEVLPVANNAIVNVIADAIKWKAETIDVGNIPQGTPKLIRFEFKNTSKAPVIIENVAPSCGCTTADYTKTPIAPGKTGFVAANYNAASPGAFIKTVNVTTSDSKTPKTLSFKGTVVAK; encoded by the coding sequence ATGAAAAAATTGAAAATCTCCGCTTTATTGGCCGTTTTAGCATTCTCAACTTTCTATGCTGAAGTTCTGCCTGTTGCAAACAATGCAATTGTAAACGTAATCGCTGACGCCATCAAATGGAAAGCTGAAACGATTGACGTAGGAAACATTCCACAGGGAACTCCGAAGTTGATCAGATTTGAATTTAAAAATACGTCTAAAGCGCCGGTTATCATTGAAAACGTAGCACCTTCTTGCGGATGTACTACTGCTGATTATACGAAAACGCCTATCGCACCTGGTAAAACAGGATTTGTTGCAGCAAACTATAATGCAGCAAGCCCGGGAGCTTTCATCAAAACGGTAAATGTTACTACGAGCGACAGCAAAACTCCTAAAACACTTTCTTTCAAAGGAACTGTTGTAGCAAAATAA